The proteins below are encoded in one region of Aquisphaera giovannonii:
- a CDS encoding serine/threonine-protein kinase, with translation MSDTNRCPACGAGRPADSPEGPCPRCRMQPAPGRGSSGSDDTAAIPAAVPGGGDPQATGAHTPRPAPAEATGEWSDVPGGQTRTAADPVAPAALPPGAAVRYFGDYEVRRELGRGGMGVVYEARQVSLNRPVALKMIKAGLLADDAELRRFQNEAEAVALLDHPGIVSAYEVGEHQGQQYLAMKLVRGESLGPLPGRYRDDPRAAARLVAEAADALAHAHSRGILHRDLKPANILVDAEGRPHITDFGLAKRLEADVEMTASGAILGTPAYMAPEQAAGRRGGITTATDVYGLGSVLYALLTGRAPFGGDTVVETLDALRTRPPEPPTRLNTRAPRDLETICLKCLDKDPRRRYASAQALADDLRAWLASRPIAARRVGVVERAWLWCKRRPTVAALAAAVLIATVGGTAATIAVQARANRALREKNGELTVAYGREAKANADLAAANARVEQRYNLAMDAIKTFHTGVSEDFLLKEPKFKSLRDRLLGSAGDFYDRLGRVLEAGDDDASRRALLASNFELAELDAKLGRRADALALHRRVLAGREALAGEPGADAAVKVEAGRSLRAVVSLLKQIGPKSEVPPLLTRAVEFHERLVADYPDDPDARDALAAILVVLGDQLKNVDLKREEAERAFRRSLAIGQALARGRPEEPKYLASQASCLTYLSFLRADEGKYDEAIGLYQGALDLAREQLARNPGDVKLRSELASCQGTMSAWYEAAQRLDEAVEFSRSAVKTWRELVEEQPAVSGHRQSLAGSRYGLGMALTQSGRPAEAEPEFREALAIQARLVEENPDLRALRTAITDFHATLGYVLLELRRPAEAESEYRAALALQLELAADDPANPELRDSIALSQFNLGRVLAATGKVVEAEAAYRAGLATLAKLAEEQPTIAVFRGRLAMTHRLLGTLAWKSGEPAKAEAEYDAAMGLSRALVESSSNASTFRNSLASDHTNIGDVIRSVGRVAEARDNYERAIVIRERLVGEGPDVVVFRSHLAWSLRRRGLARGDLGDPAGAAADARRALALWDGLPARSGEEWFETACGHSALAGRDGSGVPSSAAAPEAATALWLLDRALRMGFREAHAFRTEHALDLVRDRPEFRLLMLDLAMPADPFAR, from the coding sequence ATGTCTGACACGAATCGCTGTCCGGCCTGCGGCGCCGGGCGCCCGGCGGACAGTCCCGAGGGCCCCTGCCCTCGCTGCCGGATGCAGCCGGCCCCGGGCCGCGGATCGTCCGGCTCCGACGACACCGCCGCGATCCCGGCCGCCGTCCCCGGGGGGGGCGACCCGCAGGCGACCGGGGCCCATACCCCGCGACCGGCCCCGGCCGAAGCCACGGGCGAGTGGTCGGACGTGCCGGGCGGCCAAACGCGGACGGCCGCGGACCCCGTCGCCCCGGCTGCCCTCCCCCCCGGGGCGGCCGTGCGATACTTCGGCGACTACGAGGTGCGGCGCGAGCTGGGGCGCGGCGGCATGGGGGTGGTGTACGAGGCCCGGCAGGTGAGCCTGAATCGGCCGGTGGCCCTGAAGATGATCAAGGCCGGCCTGCTGGCCGACGACGCCGAGCTGCGCCGGTTCCAGAACGAGGCCGAGGCGGTGGCCCTGCTCGACCACCCCGGCATCGTGTCCGCGTACGAGGTGGGCGAGCACCAGGGCCAGCAGTACCTCGCGATGAAGCTCGTCCGCGGCGAGAGCCTGGGCCCGCTGCCGGGGCGATACCGCGACGACCCGAGGGCCGCGGCGAGGCTCGTCGCCGAGGCGGCCGATGCGCTGGCGCACGCCCACTCCCGGGGGATCCTGCACCGCGACCTGAAGCCGGCCAACATCCTCGTCGACGCTGAGGGCCGCCCGCACATCACCGACTTCGGCCTGGCCAAGCGGCTCGAGGCCGATGTCGAGATGACGGCCAGCGGGGCGATCCTGGGCACGCCGGCCTACATGGCGCCCGAGCAGGCGGCCGGCCGCCGCGGCGGGATCACCACGGCGACCGACGTCTACGGACTCGGCTCGGTCCTGTACGCGCTGCTGACCGGGCGGGCCCCGTTCGGCGGCGACACCGTGGTCGAGACGCTCGACGCCCTGAGGACGCGGCCCCCCGAGCCGCCGACCCGGCTGAACACGCGGGCGCCGCGCGACCTGGAGACGATCTGCCTGAAGTGCCTGGATAAGGATCCGCGCCGCCGCTACGCCTCGGCCCAGGCGCTGGCCGACGACCTGCGGGCCTGGCTCGCCTCGCGGCCGATCGCGGCCCGCCGCGTCGGGGTGGTGGAGCGGGCGTGGCTCTGGTGCAAGCGGCGGCCGACGGTGGCGGCGCTGGCGGCGGCCGTCCTGATCGCGACCGTGGGCGGGACGGCGGCGACGATCGCCGTGCAGGCCCGGGCCAACCGCGCCCTCCGCGAGAAGAACGGCGAGCTGACGGTCGCCTACGGCCGCGAGGCCAAGGCCAACGCCGACCTGGCCGCCGCCAACGCCCGGGTCGAGCAGCGGTACAACCTCGCCATGGACGCGATCAAGACGTTCCACACCGGCGTCAGCGAGGACTTCCTGCTGAAGGAGCCCAAGTTCAAGTCCCTCCGCGACCGCCTCCTGGGCTCGGCCGGCGACTTCTACGACAGGCTGGGACGCGTCCTCGAGGCCGGCGACGACGACGCCTCGCGGCGGGCCCTGCTCGCGTCGAACTTCGAGCTGGCGGAGTTGGACGCGAAGCTCGGCCGTCGGGCCGACGCGCTGGCCCTGCATCGCCGCGTCCTGGCCGGGCGAGAGGCACTCGCCGGCGAGCCGGGGGCCGACGCGGCGGTCAAGGTCGAGGCCGGCCGGAGCCTGCGCGCCGTGGTCTCGCTCTTGAAGCAGATCGGGCCCAAATCCGAGGTCCCTCCGCTCCTGACGCGGGCCGTCGAGTTCCACGAGCGGCTCGTCGCCGACTATCCGGACGACCCGGACGCCCGGGACGCCCTGGCCGCGATCCTCGTCGTCCTCGGCGACCAGCTCAAGAACGTCGACCTGAAGCGGGAGGAGGCCGAGCGGGCCTTCCGCCGCAGCCTGGCCATCGGGCAGGCGCTCGCCCGCGGCCGCCCCGAGGAGCCGAAATACCTCGCCTCGCAGGCCAGTTGCCTCACCTATCTGAGTTTCCTGCGCGCCGACGAGGGCAAGTATGACGAGGCGATCGGGCTGTATCAGGGGGCCCTGGACCTTGCCCGCGAGCAACTGGCCCGGAACCCGGGCGACGTCAAGCTGCGCAGCGAGCTGGCATCATGCCAGGGCACGATGAGCGCCTGGTATGAGGCCGCGCAACGCCTCGACGAGGCCGTCGAGTTCTCGAGGTCGGCGGTGAAGACCTGGCGGGAGCTCGTCGAGGAGCAGCCCGCGGTCTCGGGCCATCGGCAGAGCCTGGCGGGGAGCCGCTACGGGCTCGGCATGGCCCTCACCCAATCAGGGCGGCCGGCAGAGGCCGAGCCCGAGTTCCGAGAGGCCCTCGCGATCCAGGCGAGGCTCGTCGAGGAGAACCCCGACCTCCGGGCGCTGCGCACCGCGATCACCGACTTCCACGCGACCCTGGGCTACGTGCTGCTGGAGCTCAGGCGCCCCGCCGAGGCGGAGTCCGAGTACCGCGCGGCCCTCGCGCTGCAGCTGGAGCTCGCCGCGGACGATCCCGCAAATCCCGAACTGCGGGACAGCATCGCGCTGAGCCAGTTCAATCTCGGCAGGGTGCTGGCGGCGACCGGCAAGGTGGTGGAGGCGGAGGCGGCCTACCGCGCGGGCCTGGCGACCCTGGCGAAGCTTGCCGAGGAGCAGCCCACCATCGCCGTCTTCCGCGGCCGCCTCGCGATGACGCACCGCCTCCTCGGGACGTTGGCCTGGAAGTCGGGGGAGCCGGCGAAAGCGGAGGCGGAGTACGACGCGGCGATGGGCCTCTCCCGGGCGCTCGTGGAGAGCAGCTCGAACGCCTCGACCTTCCGCAACTCGCTCGCCTCGGACCACACCAACATCGGCGACGTGATCCGCTCCGTGGGCCGTGTCGCCGAGGCCCGCGACAACTACGAGCGGGCGATCGTCATCCGGGAGCGGCTGGTCGGGGAGGGCCCGGATGTCGTGGTCTTCCGCAGCCACCTGGCGTGGAGCCTGCGGCGCCGGGGGCTGGCCCGCGGCGACCTCGGCGACCCCGCCGGCGCCGCGGCCGATGCCCGCAGGGCGCTGGCGCTCTGGGACGGCCTGCCGGCGCGATCGGGCGAGGAGTGGTTCGAGACCGCCTGCGGCCACTCCGCCCTGGCCGGGCGCGACGGCTCGGGCGTCCCCTCCTCCGCCGCCGCCCCCGAGGCCGCCACGGCGCTGTGGCTGCTCGACAGGGCGCTCAGAATGGGCTTTCGCGAGGCTCATGCATTCCGCACCGAGCACGCCCTCGACCTCGTACGCGACCGGCCGGAGTTCCGGCTCCTGATGCTGGACCTGGCCATGCCCGCGGATCCGTTCGCCCGCTGA
- a CDS encoding D-2-hydroxyacid dehydrogenase: MKLVIHPAVEPERLEALRRAAPQATFVNAATAEEAEGAMPGADGFLGKVTPAMLARADRLRWVQAFTASLEHYVFPALVDHPCVLTNTRGLFGDVIADQVMGYVLCFARNLHIYARRQLERRYEPEGGSGARVSFAAGPGVVNAMDRATIFLPGATMGIFGMGAIGCEVARRALAFGMAVRGVDRHPDRVRAPEGVERVDDVVTLPDLLRWSDFAVIAAPHTPETTRLFDASTLGFLRHTSYLINVGRGAIVVLDDLVAALRAGRLAGAALDVYEVEPLPPGHPLWDFSNVILTPHTAGYSTAIAGRHLALLADNVGRFARGEPLRNVVEKALWF, from the coding sequence ATGAAGCTGGTGATCCATCCCGCGGTCGAGCCGGAGCGGCTGGAGGCCTTGCGGCGGGCCGCGCCGCAGGCCACGTTCGTCAACGCGGCGACCGCGGAGGAGGCGGAGGGGGCGATGCCGGGGGCGGACGGGTTCCTCGGCAAGGTCACGCCGGCGATGCTCGCCCGCGCGGACCGGCTGCGATGGGTGCAGGCCTTCACGGCGAGCCTGGAGCATTACGTCTTCCCGGCGCTCGTGGACCATCCGTGCGTGCTGACGAACACCCGGGGGCTCTTCGGCGACGTGATCGCCGACCAGGTCATGGGGTACGTGCTCTGCTTCGCGAGGAACCTCCACATCTATGCCCGGCGCCAGCTCGAGCGCCGGTACGAGCCCGAGGGGGGCTCCGGGGCCCGGGTGAGCTTCGCGGCGGGGCCGGGGGTGGTCAACGCGATGGACCGCGCCACGATCTTCCTGCCCGGGGCGACGATGGGCATCTTCGGCATGGGGGCGATCGGCTGCGAGGTCGCCCGCAGGGCGCTCGCCTTCGGGATGGCGGTCCGGGGCGTCGATCGCCATCCCGACCGGGTCAGGGCGCCGGAGGGCGTCGAGCGGGTGGACGACGTCGTGACCCTGCCCGACCTGCTCCGCTGGAGCGACTTCGCGGTCATCGCCGCGCCCCACACGCCGGAGACGACCCGGCTGTTCGACGCCAGCACGCTGGGCTTCCTCCGTCACACCAGCTACCTGATCAACGTAGGACGGGGGGCGATCGTGGTGCTCGACGACCTGGTGGCCGCCCTCCGCGCGGGCCGGCTGGCCGGCGCGGCGCTGGACGTCTACGAGGTCGAGCCCCTGCCGCCCGGCCACCCGCTCTGGGACTTCTCCAACGTCATCCTCACGCCGCACACGGCGGGGTACTCGACCGCCATCGCCGGGCGGCACCTCGCGCTGCTGGCGGACAACGTCGGGCGGTTCGCCCGGGGCGAGCCGCTCCGGAACGTCGTCGAGAAGGCCCTCTGGTTCTAG
- a CDS encoding acetylxylan esterase, which yields MRQHAVPLAIALATLAALPGLAAADERGDRAGDVAGRPPSTLNRPKTPTASPDAEGFIRRWLVLEPIPAAGLTQDAVRAAVKAETMSNQTTAIPKDGDSVDVKGSRLTWNAEETTEYNVNLYHFARSLKKRTSNALFWAVTVVHCPAEMKDVRLAIGSNAASVWWVNGREVVGLYGDRQTVIDDGVSKRLTLKKGPNVVRCAVVNGAGATDFCARFLDQDGAPVRAFTVSLDDREP from the coding sequence ATGAGACAGCATGCCGTTCCCCTGGCGATCGCCCTCGCCACGCTGGCCGCATTGCCGGGGCTCGCCGCGGCCGATGAGCGCGGCGACCGCGCGGGGGACGTCGCGGGCCGCCCCCCATCGACGCTGAACAGGCCCAAGACCCCAACCGCCTCGCCGGACGCCGAGGGGTTCATCCGGCGCTGGCTGGTCCTCGAGCCGATCCCGGCCGCCGGCCTGACGCAGGACGCCGTCCGTGCGGCCGTCAAGGCCGAGACCATGTCGAACCAGACCACGGCCATCCCGAAGGATGGCGACTCCGTGGACGTGAAGGGATCGCGGCTGACCTGGAATGCCGAGGAGACGACCGAGTACAACGTCAACCTCTATCATTTCGCCCGCTCACTGAAGAAGCGGACGTCCAACGCCCTGTTCTGGGCCGTCACGGTCGTCCATTGCCCCGCCGAGATGAAAGACGTCCGCCTGGCCATCGGCTCCAACGCGGCGTCCGTGTGGTGGGTCAACGGCCGGGAGGTCGTCGGTCTCTACGGCGATCGCCAGACCGTCATCGACGACGGCGTCTCGAAGCGGCTGACGCTCAAAAAGGGGCCGAACGTCGTGCGCTGCGCCGTCGTCAACGGCGCCGGTGCGACCGACTTCTGCGCGAGGTTCCTGGACCAGGATGGCGCACCCGTCCGAGCCTTCACGGTGAGCCTGGACGATCGCGAGCCGTAG
- a CDS encoding DUF1963 domain-containing protein has protein sequence MKIDEIVDSLAPWLAKHRRPAWKPVVVEGDGSPTASKFCGTPWIGPDSPWPDCSVCNHPLSLFLQIDLSDLPGELGGRFGTGLLQLFYCTRDDCQGYGGSEPFADDLSRVRVVHPSGPSVAVPRSPRHKHLPAKQIVGWTRFDDLPTPCEHDELGLVYTYNFENGTLRLECQELNFDVTSRMSECPAEEIANSEPGDKLAGWPAWVQGVEYPSCPKCGGRMTHVFQLDSQNNVPFMFGDVGCGHITQCPEHKEVVAFGWACS, from the coding sequence ATGAAAATTGACGAAATCGTCGATAGCCTAGCTCCCTGGTTGGCCAAGCACCGACGCCCAGCGTGGAAGCCTGTCGTGGTAGAAGGCGATGGGTCCCCGACGGCATCGAAGTTTTGCGGGACCCCTTGGATCGGGCCGGACTCACCGTGGCCGGATTGCAGCGTTTGCAACCATCCGCTTTCCCTTTTCCTACAGATCGACCTGAGCGACTTACCCGGGGAGCTCGGCGGGCGATTCGGGACGGGTCTGCTGCAATTGTTCTACTGCACGCGAGACGATTGCCAAGGCTACGGCGGCTCAGAGCCGTTCGCGGACGACCTCAGCCGCGTTCGCGTCGTGCATCCGAGTGGCCCATCCGTGGCGGTCCCCAGGTCCCCACGGCACAAACACTTGCCAGCGAAGCAAATCGTTGGCTGGACCCGCTTCGACGACCTGCCCACCCCCTGCGAGCATGATGAGCTGGGTCTTGTTTATACTTATAACTTTGAAAACGGCACTCTTCGTCTCGAGTGCCAGGAGTTGAATTTCGACGTCACGAGCAGGATGAGCGAATGCCCGGCGGAGGAAATCGCGAACAGCGAGCCCGGAGATAAACTCGCCGGCTGGCCGGCCTGGGTCCAAGGCGTCGAGTATCCCTCGTGCCCCAAGTGCGGGGGCCGGATGACGCACGTCTTTCAACTCGACTCCCAAAACAATGTCCCGTTCATGTTTGGAGATGTTGGTTGCGGTCACATCACTCAATGCCCTGAGCACAAAGAGGTCGTGGCCTTCGGCTGGGCGTGCTCCTAA
- a CDS encoding recombinase family protein, which produces MPIESARVSIPEEGLGLRLDALARVGCDKISSDTMSGAWIARPHLERAFPDFREGDALVD; this is translated from the coding sequence ATGCCGATCGAATCCGCCCGAGTCTCGATCCCGGAAGAGGGCCTCGGCCTCCGGCTCGACGCGCTGGCGCGGGTCGGATGCGACAAGATCTCCTCGGATACGATGAGCGGGGCCTGGATCGCCCGGCCGCACCTCGAACGAGCGTTCCCCGACTTCCGCGAGGGGGACGCGCTCGTCGACTGA
- a CDS encoding DUF1559 domain-containing protein: MRRAAFTLIELLVVIAVIAVLIGLLMPAVQSARSAARRAQCQNNLKQIGIALASYLGERNVFPMSAVAGTGHGVNQSCFALILPEMEQRPLYAAYNFNVENFDPSNRTVVGAQIASFLCPESPLEQSPLASEDVVRFDGTKYPTGSAFGRCNYAANWGGSQNTLGQDFAKINGGYRGVMLTVKATGPKGPTTCFRTQDIRDGMSNTIAVGEKRDSQGWDVGGYAGSEFDVATSPDFLQTADPAQKDDPLLRKVFSGSFHVGQTHFLLCDGSVRPLRATMNKAAWYALLTRDGKEVISADSY, translated from the coding sequence ATGCGACGGGCGGCCTTCACGCTCATCGAGTTGCTGGTCGTGATCGCGGTGATCGCGGTGCTCATCGGCCTGCTGATGCCCGCCGTGCAGTCGGCGAGGTCCGCGGCGAGGCGGGCCCAGTGCCAGAACAACCTGAAGCAGATCGGCATCGCCCTGGCGTCGTACCTTGGCGAGCGCAACGTCTTCCCCATGAGCGCGGTGGCCGGGACGGGGCACGGCGTCAACCAGTCCTGCTTCGCGCTGATCCTCCCGGAGATGGAGCAGCGCCCGCTCTACGCGGCGTACAACTTCAACGTCGAGAACTTCGACCCGTCGAACCGGACGGTGGTCGGCGCGCAGATCGCCTCGTTCCTCTGCCCGGAATCGCCCCTGGAGCAGTCGCCGCTCGCGTCGGAGGACGTGGTGCGGTTCGACGGCACGAAGTACCCGACGGGCTCGGCCTTCGGCCGCTGCAACTACGCCGCGAACTGGGGCGGGAGCCAGAACACGCTCGGGCAGGACTTCGCGAAGATCAACGGCGGCTACCGGGGCGTCATGCTGACCGTGAAGGCGACCGGCCCGAAGGGGCCGACCACGTGCTTCCGCACCCAGGACATCCGCGACGGCATGTCCAACACGATCGCCGTCGGCGAGAAGCGAGACAGCCAGGGCTGGGACGTCGGCGGCTACGCGGGCAGCGAGTTCGACGTCGCCACCTCGCCCGACTTCCTCCAGACGGCCGACCCGGCGCAGAAGGACGACCCGCTCCTCCGGAAGGTCTTCTCCGGCTCGTTCCACGTCGGCCAGACCCACTTCCTCCTCTGCGACGGCTCCGTCCGCCCCCTCCGCGCGACCATGAACAAGGCCGCCTGGTACGCCCTGCTCACCCGCGACGGCAAGGAGGTCATCAGCGCGGATTCGTACTGA
- a CDS encoding alpha/beta hydrolase → MSMRLRIVTCLALLAATSRGPGALAQEPSSKAGGEVVSLKDITYKKAGDAELKLDITAPKGGGPYPAVLVIHGGGWRAGNKKDCQIMMPDLARRGYVAVSPQYRFCPKETFPAQLDDVKEAVRWVKAHAKEYRVDPDRVGAMGFSAGGHLSLMLGLTGPSDGLEGPGAEGGADTKVVAVVNFFGPTDLAADDIPQGVRPMVKDLLGATPREKPELAARASPLTYVSKGDAAILTFQGTKDPLVPHTQATKLADAMTAAGVPGRVELLLGASHGWGEPDLTRTKEDTIAFFDRYLKGAGK, encoded by the coding sequence ATGTCCATGCGCCTTCGCATCGTGACCTGTTTGGCCCTGCTGGCCGCGACCTCCCGGGGCCCGGGCGCCCTCGCCCAGGAGCCGTCCTCGAAGGCGGGCGGCGAGGTGGTGTCCCTCAAGGACATCACCTACAAGAAGGCCGGCGACGCGGAGCTGAAGCTCGACATCACCGCCCCGAAGGGGGGCGGGCCGTATCCGGCGGTGCTCGTGATCCACGGCGGGGGCTGGCGCGCGGGGAACAAGAAGGACTGCCAGATCATGATGCCGGACCTGGCCCGCCGCGGGTACGTGGCGGTCTCGCCGCAGTACCGGTTCTGCCCCAAGGAGACGTTCCCGGCCCAGCTCGACGACGTGAAGGAGGCCGTGCGCTGGGTCAAGGCGCACGCGAAGGAATATCGCGTCGACCCCGACCGCGTCGGCGCGATGGGCTTCTCCGCCGGCGGGCACCTCTCGCTGATGCTCGGCCTCACGGGCCCGAGCGACGGGCTCGAAGGCCCCGGCGCGGAGGGCGGGGCGGACACGAAGGTCGTCGCGGTCGTCAACTTCTTCGGCCCGACGGACCTGGCGGCCGACGACATCCCTCAGGGCGTGCGGCCGATGGTCAAGGACCTGCTCGGCGCGACCCCGAGGGAGAAGCCGGAGCTCGCGGCCAGGGCCTCCCCCCTGACCTACGTCTCGAAGGGCGACGCGGCGATCCTGACCTTCCAGGGCACGAAGGACCCGCTCGTCCCCCACACGCAGGCGACGAAGCTGGCCGACGCCATGACCGCAGCCGGCGTCCCCGGCCGCGTCGAGCTCCTCCTGGGCGCGTCCCACGGCTGGGGCGAGCCGGACCTGACCCGCACCAAGGAGGACACCATCGCGTTCTTCGACCGGTATCTCAAGGGCGCGGGGAAGTAG
- a CDS encoding CGNR zinc finger domain-containing protein: MSTHRPPAFFLSGSPGLDFLNTLATPVDTQVDWIDDGHGLLAWLEQAKLVPAKDLRALKARAIPGELDAVAAQARSLREWFRGFVRARSGRRLTADDLRDLEPLNRLLGRDERFTQVVAGPTGGASALEVEQVRRWRTPESLLLPIGEAIAGFVCGGDFEHVKACEGSTCTLLFVDRTRGRARRWCSMAICGNRAKQAAHRGRRKAGP; this comes from the coding sequence ATGAGCACTCACAGGCCGCCAGCCTTCTTCCTGTCCGGCTCGCCCGGGCTCGACTTCCTCAACACCCTGGCCACGCCCGTGGACACGCAGGTCGACTGGATCGACGACGGCCATGGGCTGCTCGCATGGCTGGAGCAGGCCAAGCTGGTGCCGGCGAAGGACCTGAGGGCCCTGAAGGCCCGGGCGATCCCCGGCGAGCTCGACGCCGTCGCCGCGCAGGCTCGGAGCCTGCGCGAGTGGTTCCGGGGCTTCGTCAGGGCGCGGAGCGGCAGGAGGCTCACCGCCGACGACCTCCGCGATCTCGAGCCGCTCAATCGCCTCCTGGGCAGGGACGAGCGGTTCACGCAGGTCGTGGCCGGCCCCACCGGAGGGGCGTCCGCCCTGGAGGTGGAGCAGGTCCGGCGCTGGCGGACCCCGGAGTCCCTCCTGCTGCCGATCGGCGAGGCGATCGCCGGGTTCGTCTGCGGCGGAGACTTCGAGCACGTGAAGGCCTGCGAGGGTTCGACCTGCACGCTCCTGTTCGTCGATCGCACGCGCGGGCGTGCCCGGCGATGGTGCAGCATGGCGATCTGCGGGAACCGGGCCAAGCAGGCGGCCCACCGCGGCCGCCGCAAGGCGGGCCCGTGA
- a CDS encoding family 43 glycosylhydrolase: MRRAFLAAPILLLACRAMALDGEVRIHDPSTVVQCQGKYYTWGTGGGCLVSDDGWTWRRGVRASRSGMAPDLIHVGDRYFMYVAANIGAQPRAAIHLVSNRTLDPSSPDYKWEEGGVVASSDGVEDCNAIDPGAFLDPTTGRLWLTYGSYFGFIRLVELDPGTGKRLKPDDPPVNVAINCEASILIHHEGWYYLLATHGSCCRGADSGYNIRVGRSRKVTGPYIDNMGVDMIQGGGKLFVGSGGRVVGPGHFGLIDLGDGVQKFSCHYEADLDRGGASVLDIRPLLWRDGWPLAGDNVKGGTFEIESARTGTALELAVEGEPVGGRRLRGPRGPAPAAPAPGGGPPPAGPPAPGGPPASGGGGIFGGVPGTIPDQDAAKVSQQWPAGKVDVRMSNYQLQAQQKWTITPVAGVGGYPGSPSFKITVAGTGRALAATEDAELVALPDFTGGPEQLWRIDQLGDGTYRIMPKSVPGSQEPLALSAIGTSSATLARFDPKSDRQRWHLNAP; encoded by the coding sequence ATGAGACGCGCCTTCCTCGCAGCCCCCATCCTCCTGCTGGCCTGCCGCGCGATGGCCCTGGATGGCGAGGTCCGCATCCACGACCCCTCGACGGTCGTCCAGTGCCAGGGCAAGTATTACACCTGGGGCACGGGTGGCGGGTGCCTGGTCTCCGACGACGGCTGGACCTGGCGTCGGGGCGTCAGGGCCTCCCGGAGCGGCATGGCCCCCGACCTCATCCACGTCGGGGACCGCTACTTCATGTACGTCGCGGCGAACATCGGGGCGCAACCGAGGGCGGCCATCCATCTGGTCTCGAACCGGACCCTCGACCCGAGTTCCCCGGACTACAAGTGGGAGGAGGGGGGCGTCGTCGCCTCGTCGGACGGCGTGGAGGACTGCAACGCCATCGACCCGGGCGCGTTCCTCGACCCCACCACCGGCAGGCTCTGGCTGACCTACGGCTCCTACTTCGGCTTCATCCGCCTCGTGGAGCTCGATCCCGGGACGGGGAAGCGCCTGAAGCCCGACGACCCGCCCGTCAACGTCGCGATCAACTGCGAGGCCTCGATCCTCATCCACCACGAAGGCTGGTATTACCTGCTGGCGACGCACGGCAGTTGCTGCCGCGGCGCCGACTCCGGCTACAACATCCGCGTCGGCCGCTCGCGGAAGGTCACCGGGCCCTACATCGACAACATGGGCGTCGACATGATCCAGGGCGGCGGCAAGCTCTTCGTCGGCTCGGGGGGGCGGGTCGTCGGGCCCGGCCATTTCGGCCTGATCGACCTCGGCGACGGCGTGCAGAAGTTCTCCTGCCATTACGAGGCGGACCTGGACCGGGGCGGCGCCAGCGTGCTGGACATCCGCCCGCTCCTCTGGAGGGACGGCTGGCCGCTGGCCGGCGACAACGTGAAGGGAGGCACCTTCGAGATCGAGTCGGCGCGCACGGGCACCGCGCTGGAGCTGGCCGTCGAGGGCGAGCCGGTCGGCGGCCGGCGACTTCGCGGCCCCCGGGGCCCGGCTCCAGCCGCCCCGGCACCGGGCGGAGGCCCGCCACCGGCCGGACCGCCGGCCCCGGGCGGACCGCCAGCCTCGGGCGGCGGCGGGATCTTCGGAGGAGTCCCCGGGACGATCCCCGACCAGGATGCGGCGAAGGTCTCCCAGCAATGGCCCGCCGGCAAGGTCGACGTCCGCATGTCCAACTACCAGCTCCAGGCGCAGCAGAAGTGGACGATCACGCCGGTCGCCGGCGTGGGGGGCTATCCGGGCTCGCCGTCCTTCAAGATCACCGTCGCCGGGACGGGCCGGGCGCTGGCGGCGACGGAGGACGCCGAGCTGGTCGCCCTGCCGGACTTCACCGGCGGGCCGGAGCAGCTCTGGCGCATCGACCAGCTCGGCGACGGCACGTATCGGATCATGCCGAAGTCCGTCCCCGGTTCCCAGGAGCCGCTCGCCCTCTCGGCGATCGGCACCAGCTCTGCCACGCTCGCCCGGTTCGACCCCAAGAGCGACCGGCAGCGTTGGCACCTGAATGCCCCGTGA